One genomic window of Candidatus Nitrospira inopinata includes the following:
- the dnaN gene encoding DNA polymerase III subunit beta, translated as MPMKVRIAREELLTGLQRVQGVVEKRNTMPILSNVLLEAKQDGAEIVATDLEIAVRGLYKATVFEAGGITISARKLFEIIKELPPGDIELTVGDNNWTTIHAGKSQFKIVGLPSTDYPALPTIEREGLTPLSGEGFRELIRKTLFAAGDNDARYILNGLLVTLVVTDKKTTLRLVGTDGHRLAVAEQEVGKTVAKGAPQEIKAIIPKKAAHEMRRLLEEGDDSEPLIGFAKNLMIFRKSGLLLTSRLMEGSYPNYQQVIPKDGGRRISVNRRELESALRRVSVLSKEKANAVKVSFAPGTMTLFSSSPDYGEAVEELPAQYEGETLSSGFNARYLLDVFSVMDGETVSLQMETPLSPCLIQEPESPGFKCVVMPIKI; from the coding sequence ATGCCTATGAAAGTGCGGATTGCACGGGAAGAATTGTTGACGGGCCTGCAACGGGTGCAGGGCGTGGTGGAAAAGCGCAATACCATGCCGATTCTGTCGAACGTGCTGCTGGAAGCCAAACAAGACGGAGCCGAGATCGTGGCGACGGACCTCGAAATCGCCGTGCGAGGCCTGTACAAAGCAACCGTCTTCGAGGCGGGCGGCATCACCATTTCGGCCCGCAAGCTGTTTGAAATCATCAAAGAACTGCCGCCCGGCGACATCGAACTGACGGTCGGCGACAACAACTGGACGACGATCCACGCCGGGAAAAGTCAGTTCAAGATCGTCGGATTGCCGAGCACGGACTACCCCGCCCTGCCGACCATCGAGCGGGAGGGACTGACGCCCCTGTCGGGAGAGGGATTCAGAGAATTGATCCGCAAGACGTTGTTTGCGGCCGGGGACAATGACGCGCGGTACATCTTGAACGGTCTGTTGGTCACGCTCGTGGTCACCGACAAGAAGACGACGCTTCGACTGGTCGGCACGGACGGTCACCGCTTGGCCGTGGCCGAACAAGAAGTCGGCAAGACCGTCGCGAAAGGCGCGCCGCAGGAAATCAAGGCGATCATTCCCAAGAAAGCGGCGCACGAGATGCGGCGGCTGCTCGAAGAAGGAGACGACAGCGAGCCGCTGATCGGCTTCGCCAAGAATCTGATGATCTTCCGAAAGAGCGGGTTGCTCCTTACGTCCCGACTGATGGAAGGCAGTTATCCCAATTACCAACAGGTGATCCCCAAGGACGGCGGCAGACGAATCAGCGTGAACCGGCGAGAGCTGGAAAGCGCGTTGCGTCGCGTGTCGGTGCTGTCGAAGGAAAAAGCCAACGCCGTCAAGGTCTCGTTTGCGCCGGGAACGATGACGTTGTTTTCAAGCAGTCCGGATTACGGAGAAGCCGTGGAGGAGCTGCCGGCCCAGTATGAAGGCGAAACGCTCAGTTCGGGATTCAACGCCCGGTACCTGTTGGACGTCTTCAGCGTCATGGACGGCGAAACCGTCTCCCTGCAAATGGAGACGCCGCTCAGTCCCTGTTTGATCCAAGAGCCTGAGAGCCCCGGATTCAAGTGCGTCGTCATGCCGATTAAAATTTGA
- the dnaA gene encoding chromosomal replication initiator protein DnaA, producing MLWQEALRHIQEKVPPQVYDTWFTLTHLDRIEDTVAYVAVPNKFFGDWLDKHYERLIVEAITVSGGEGEKVQSVSFKVVPGEASQTMEGEISAAPPRFANQARARRGVQLNPKYTFGSFVVGAGNQFAHAACMAVAEQPGKTYNPLFIYGGVGLGKTHLLNAIGNHVAEKTDLRIAYLTTEQFTNEVINSIRYDKMMDLRKRYRHIDMLMIDDIQFLVGKERTQEEFFHTFNSLYEGHKQIVLSSDRFPKDMPDIEERLRSRFEWGLIADLQPPDVETRIAILRKKSEDEGITLPEDVIQFLSSTMKSNIRELEGSLVRLGAYSSLTGQAITLEMAKNVLRDLIGDKKKVVAMDDIQEAVCAQFRIKVTELKSRRRSKTLVHPRQIAMYLCRELTDASYPEIGRHFGGKDHTTIMHACRQVAKAKEKDEALHNAIEALKEQILRG from the coding sequence ATGCTTTGGCAGGAAGCGCTTCGGCATATCCAGGAGAAGGTTCCGCCTCAAGTCTATGACACGTGGTTTACTCTCACGCACCTTGATCGGATTGAGGACACAGTCGCTTATGTTGCGGTTCCCAATAAGTTTTTTGGGGACTGGCTTGATAAGCACTACGAACGGCTCATTGTCGAGGCTATCACGGTATCGGGAGGAGAAGGAGAGAAGGTCCAGTCCGTAAGCTTCAAGGTTGTTCCAGGCGAAGCCTCGCAGACGATGGAAGGAGAGATATCGGCCGCACCGCCTCGATTCGCGAACCAGGCGAGGGCTCGGCGCGGAGTCCAACTTAATCCGAAGTATACCTTTGGAAGCTTCGTCGTCGGCGCGGGAAATCAGTTCGCCCATGCGGCCTGCATGGCCGTGGCGGAACAGCCGGGGAAGACGTATAATCCATTATTCATTTACGGAGGTGTCGGTCTTGGAAAGACCCACCTACTCAACGCCATCGGCAACCACGTCGCCGAAAAGACGGATCTGCGTATCGCCTACCTGACGACAGAGCAATTTACCAACGAAGTCATCAACTCCATCCGGTACGACAAGATGATGGACCTTCGGAAGCGTTACCGGCACATCGATATGCTCATGATCGACGACATCCAGTTCCTCGTCGGGAAAGAACGCACGCAAGAGGAGTTTTTTCACACTTTCAATTCCCTGTACGAGGGACACAAACAAATCGTTCTTTCGAGCGACCGTTTTCCCAAAGACATGCCCGACATTGAAGAAAGGCTCCGTTCCAGATTCGAGTGGGGATTGATCGCCGACTTGCAGCCGCCCGACGTGGAGACGCGGATCGCGATCCTGAGAAAAAAATCGGAGGACGAAGGCATCACGCTTCCCGAGGACGTCATCCAGTTTCTTTCCAGCACCATGAAAAGCAACATCCGCGAGCTGGAGGGAAGTCTCGTTCGACTCGGGGCCTACTCGTCGCTGACGGGGCAGGCCATCACGCTGGAGATGGCCAAAAACGTGCTCCGCGATCTGATCGGAGACAAGAAAAAAGTCGTGGCGATGGACGACATTCAGGAAGCCGTGTGCGCGCAGTTCCGCATCAAGGTCACGGAGCTGAAGTCCCGGCGACGCAGCAAGACGCTGGTGCATCCGAGACAAATCGCGATGTACCTCTGTCGCGAGCTGACGGATGCATCCTATCCGGAGATAGGGCGACACTTCGGCGGCAAGGACCACACGACGATCATGCACGCGTGCAGGCAAGTGGCGAAGGCAAAAGAAAAGGACGAGGCGTTGCACAACGCGATCGAGGCGCTGAAAGAGCAAATCTTGCGGGGATAA
- the gyrB gene encoding DNA topoisomerase (ATP-hydrolyzing) subunit B, with translation MTTGDTTSKPKSESYSADQIKVLEGLDAVRKRPAMYIGSTGVDGLHHLVYEVVDNSVDEHMAGFGETIDVTIHIDGSVTVVDNGRGIPTGMHPTQKKSAAEVALTVLHAGGKFEQGAYTVSGGLHGVGISVVNALSEWLELEIWQDGQVFEQRYERGKPNAPLAVTGKTKRRGTKVRFKPDGQIFETLDFSFDVLAQRLRELAFLNKGLAITLKDERKEPAKEQVFLYKGGIVSFVEHLNEAKTPLHKPIYVKVEKPEMILEVALQYNDGYAENLFSFANNINTKEGGTHLVGFKAALTRTINAYANANDLLKKDTESLTGDDVREGLTAVVSVKVRNPQFEGQTKAKLGNSEVKGVVEAAVNEALGNYFEENPAVARKIIGKAIEAARAREAARKAKELIRRKSALDGGSLPGKLADCSEKDPALSELYIVEGDSAGGSAKQGRDRKFQAILPLKGKILNVEKARFDKMLTSDEIRTLIMALGTGIGRKREEGDKGDKDAFDIAKARYHKIILMTDADVDGSHIRTLLLTFFFRQMPELIERGYVYIAQPPLFKVKKGKTERYLKDEAALNEYLADLAVEDVELYLEGAQSYVTGRRLLPILKKMIAFESLLARLNKRPHEAAMLRAFVDEPGLDRDLLKNREALTAVVDQAKRTLAGVYPKLTPTFDVLEDEEHQSNKVVCRVQAGGMLHGLEVTHELVGSADFRELQKLAPSAIGLGRAPYRLKAGGQERLHYATDELVKAILDMGKQGLSIQRYKGLGEMNPSQLWETTMNPDARTLLRVTLEDLTGVDEIFTILMGDEVEPRRNFIQTHALEVRNLDV, from the coding sequence ATGACAACGGGCGACACCACGAGCAAACCCAAGAGCGAGAGCTACAGCGCGGATCAGATCAAGGTTCTCGAGGGCCTTGACGCGGTTCGCAAACGACCGGCGATGTACATCGGCAGCACCGGCGTCGACGGCCTGCACCATCTGGTCTACGAAGTCGTCGACAACAGCGTCGACGAGCACATGGCGGGCTTCGGCGAGACCATCGACGTCACCATTCACATCGACGGCAGCGTCACGGTCGTGGACAACGGGCGCGGCATCCCGACCGGCATGCATCCCACGCAGAAGAAGTCGGCCGCCGAAGTGGCCCTGACCGTGCTGCACGCGGGCGGCAAATTCGAGCAGGGCGCCTACACTGTGTCGGGCGGTCTGCACGGCGTCGGCATTTCGGTCGTCAACGCGCTCTCCGAGTGGCTGGAGCTGGAAATCTGGCAGGATGGTCAGGTCTTCGAGCAGCGCTACGAACGGGGCAAGCCGAACGCGCCGCTCGCCGTGACCGGCAAAACGAAACGCCGCGGCACCAAGGTGCGCTTCAAGCCGGACGGCCAGATTTTCGAGACGCTCGACTTCAGCTTCGATGTGCTGGCGCAGCGGCTCCGCGAGCTCGCGTTTCTGAACAAGGGTCTCGCCATCACGCTCAAGGACGAGCGTAAGGAGCCGGCCAAGGAGCAGGTGTTTCTCTACAAGGGCGGCATCGTCTCCTTTGTCGAGCATCTGAACGAAGCCAAGACCCCGCTGCACAAACCCATCTACGTCAAGGTGGAAAAGCCGGAGATGATCCTCGAGGTGGCCCTGCAATACAACGACGGCTACGCCGAGAATCTTTTTTCGTTCGCCAACAACATCAACACGAAAGAAGGCGGCACGCACCTGGTCGGATTCAAGGCCGCCTTGACCAGGACGATCAACGCCTACGCCAACGCGAACGACTTGCTCAAAAAGGACACGGAATCCTTGACCGGCGACGACGTGCGCGAAGGGCTCACGGCGGTCGTGAGCGTCAAGGTTCGCAACCCGCAGTTCGAGGGGCAGACCAAGGCCAAGCTCGGCAACAGCGAGGTCAAGGGCGTGGTCGAGGCGGCGGTCAACGAGGCGCTCGGCAACTACTTCGAGGAGAATCCCGCGGTCGCCCGCAAGATCATCGGCAAGGCGATCGAAGCGGCCCGCGCTCGCGAGGCGGCCCGCAAGGCGAAAGAGTTGATCCGCCGCAAAAGCGCGCTGGACGGCGGCTCCCTGCCGGGCAAACTGGCCGACTGTTCCGAGAAAGACCCGGCCTTGAGCGAACTCTATATCGTCGAGGGCGATTCGGCCGGCGGCTCGGCCAAGCAGGGGCGCGATCGGAAATTCCAGGCCATCCTGCCCCTCAAGGGCAAGATTCTCAACGTCGAGAAGGCGCGGTTCGACAAGATGCTCACGAGCGACGAAATCCGCACGCTCATCATGGCGCTCGGAACGGGCATCGGCCGCAAGCGCGAAGAAGGCGACAAGGGGGACAAGGACGCGTTCGACATCGCGAAGGCGCGCTACCACAAGATCATCCTCATGACCGACGCCGACGTGGACGGGAGCCACATCCGCACCCTGCTGCTCACGTTCTTCTTTCGGCAGATGCCGGAACTGATCGAGCGAGGATACGTCTACATCGCGCAGCCGCCGCTCTTCAAAGTCAAAAAGGGCAAGACCGAACGCTATCTCAAAGACGAAGCGGCGCTCAACGAGTATTTGGCCGATCTGGCGGTCGAAGACGTGGAGCTGTATCTGGAAGGGGCGCAAAGCTACGTGACGGGCCGGCGGCTGCTGCCCATTCTCAAGAAAATGATCGCGTTCGAGTCGTTGCTCGCGCGGCTCAACAAGAGGCCGCACGAAGCCGCCATGTTGCGCGCCTTCGTGGACGAGCCGGGATTGGACCGCGACCTGCTGAAGAATCGCGAGGCGCTCACCGCCGTGGTGGACCAGGCCAAACGGACGCTGGCCGGGGTCTATCCCAAGCTGACGCCGACCTTCGACGTCTTGGAGGATGAAGAACATCAGTCCAACAAAGTCGTCTGCCGCGTGCAGGCCGGCGGGATGTTGCACGGCCTCGAGGTCACCCATGAACTCGTCGGTTCGGCGGACTTCCGCGAGCTTCAGAAACTCGCCCCCTCCGCCATCGGCCTCGGGCGCGCGCCCTACCGGCTCAAGGCCGGCGGACAGGAACGTCTCCATTACGCGACGGACGAGCTGGTGAAGGCCATTCTCGACATGGGCAAGCAGGGCTTGAGCATTCAGCGGTACAAGGGGCTCGGCGAGATGAACCCGAGTCAATTGTGGGAAACCACGATGAATCCGGACGCCCGCACGTTGCTGCGGGTGACGCTCGAAGACCTGACCGGCGTGGACGAAATCTTCACGATTCTCATGGGCGACGAAGTGGAGCCGCGACGGAATTTCATTCAAACGCACGCGCTCGAAGTCAGAAATCTGGACGTGTAG